A genomic stretch from Podospora pseudoanserina strain CBS 124.78 chromosome 3, whole genome shotgun sequence includes:
- the MRPS5 gene encoding 28S ribosomal protein S5, mitochondrial (EggNog:ENOG503NTWH; BUSCO:EOG092634G9; COG:J), whose product MGLIKKNPAAVPDEEIEKLRAKSRFRPLTSRDLGVPEKRDPLASQESLDEFTAETFTKYTPAEKAELARMYTPEQIAALEAGEATINPRDLTIQGRLRTDIYRMPYIDDFAEHQPIIDKRPPASRSRKISPPDPNARFMNTDEFVSDLIQWADKFRVGEPTGTLRRLEDFVPEEWKKVKEGQWPGEVRDDAHKEFKKYLQEEINKAAKQQENGGVVSGGPTDADVLSYIIERSVMTDKNIQTQSSLALALPDKVPGVAGLYKAAVDPADEGLDETGIYQDLKRRSGMSVQEILALQCKTLVVNYVSNQTRMGKIQSTVTIVVAGNGDGWVGLGYAKSQEPMVAATKARLDAISKMRPVRRYENRTIFGNVEAKVSGTVVKLFARPPGFGLRVQHRIFEICRAAGIYDLSARVPRSRNPMNTVKATFEALFNQKDPEEIAMGRGRKLVDVRKVYYGGATQ is encoded by the exons ATGGGCCTCATCAAAAAGAaccccgccgccgtcccAGACGAGGAAATAGAAAAGCTCCGCGCCAAGTCCCGATTCCgccccctcacctcccgcGACCTGGGCGTGCCCGAAAAACGCGACCCCCTGGCCTCCCAGGAGAGCCTCGACGAGTTCACGGCGGAAACCTTCACAAAGTATACCCCCGCCGAAAAAGCCGAGCTCGCCAGGATGTACACCCCCGAGCAAATTGCCGCCCTCGAGGCCGGCGAAGCGACCATCAACCCGAGGGATCTCACCATTCAGGGGAGGCTGAGAACCGACATCTACCGCATGCCGTATATTGACGACTTTGCCGAGCACCAGCCCATTATCGACAAGCGCCCCCCGGCCTCCCGCAGCAGGAAGATCTCCCCCCCCGACCCGAACGCGAGGTTCATGAACACGGATGAGTTTGTTAGTGATTTGATCCAGTGGGCGGACAAGTTTCGTGTTGGGGAGCCGACGGGGACGTTGAGGAGACTGGAGGACTTTGTTCCGGAGGAGTGGAAAAAGGTCAAGGAGGGACAGTGGcctggggaggtgagggatgaTGCTCACAAGGAGTTTAAAAAGTATctgcaggaggagatcaacaaGGCGGccaagcagcaggagaatgggggggttgtgagCGGTGGGCCGACGGATGCGGATGTGCTGAGCTATATCATTGAGCGGTCGGTCATGACGGACAAGAATATCCAGACTCAAAGCTCGCTCGCGCTGGCGTTGCCGGATAAGGTGCCTGGTGTGGCGGGGTTGTACAAGGCGGCGGTTGACCCGGCGGATGAGGGGTTGGACGAGACGGGTATCTACCAGgatttgaagaggaggagcgggatGAGTGTGCAGGAGATTCTGGCACTGCAGTGCAAgacgttggtggtgaattaTGTGAGCAACCAGACGAGGATGGGCAAGATTCAGAGCACGGTCACGATTGTGGTTGCGGGCAACGGGGACGGgtgggtggggttggggtatGCGAAGAGCCAGGAGCCGATGGTGGCGGCCAcgaaggcgaggttggacGCCATCAGCAAGAtgaggccggtgaggaggtaTGAGAATAGGACGATTTTTGGGAACGTGGAGGCCAAGGTTTcggggacggtggtgaagTTGTTTGCTAGGCCGCCtg GGTTCGGTCTGAGAGTCCAGCACCGCATTTTCGAAATCTGCCGCGCGGCGGGTATTTATGATCTGTCGGCTCGCGTCCCCCGGTCTCGCAACCCGATGAACACGGTCAAGGCCACGTTTGAGGCGCTGTTTAACCAAAAGGACCCCGAGGAGATCGCCatgggacgggggaggaagctggtggaTGTGAGAAAGGTGTATTATGGCGGTGCTACTCAGTAA
- a CDS encoding hypothetical protein (EggNog:ENOG503P6Z3; BUSCO:EOG09265RGI; COG:S), with protein sequence MDIPRPTSALHPGSPPELTPTEQEVLEEYERLADNMKKLASLLDTLASNPTVEILDGLRELERKTSLVFTLLKASVYSIVLQQEMGWGGGGDQQQQQQQHQEGDHYDDDDDDDDE encoded by the exons ATGGACATCCCCCGCcccacctccgccctccaCCCCGGCTCCCCCCCAGAACTCACCCCAACAGAGCAAGAAGTCCTCGAGGAATATGAGCGGTTGGCAGATAACATGAAAAAG ctcgcctccctcctcgacaccctagcctccaaccccacagtcgaaatcctcgacggcctcCGCGAGCTCGAGCGCAAGACCTCGTTGGTGTTCACCCTCCTAAAAGCAAGTGTCTACAGCATTGTTCTGCAGCAGGAGATGGGctggggcggcgggggtgatcagcaacaacaacaacaacaacatcaggaGGGGGATCactatgatgatgatgatgatgatgatgatgagtga
- the wos2 gene encoding p23 chaperone protein wos2 (EggNog:ENOG503P2NF; BUSCO:EOG09265BE5; COG:O), producing MASTVTPEVLWAQRSSNADPEKNFIYLTINVPDVPASNIKLDVKPTGLTFTGHSDTLKKTYHVELEFYAEIDPTASKINHTARDVEMKLRKKELTEEYWPRLLKESKKMHFLKTDFDKWVDEDEQNEAEEEDFSQFGGMGGMPGMGGAGGDFGGIDFSKLGAGAGMPEGDDEEESDDDMPPLEGEEEEAAKKDAPKADDGKEVA from the exons ATGGCCAGCACCGTAACACCTGAGG TCCTCTGGGCGCAGCgctcctccaacgccgacCCCGAGAAGAACTTTATctacctcaccatcaacgtCCCCGATGTGCCAGCGTCCAATATCAAGCTGGACGTGAAGCCCACCGGTCTCACATTCACCGGTCACTCCGACACCCTCAAGAAGACCTACCATGTCGAGCTCGAGTTCTACGCCGAGATCGACCCTACCGCGAGCAAAATCAACCACACGGCTCGCGACGTTGAGATGAAGCTGCGCAAGAAGGAGCTGACCGAGGAGTACTGGCCTCGCCTGCTCAAGGAGTCTAAAAAGATGCACTTCCTCAAGACCGATTTCGACAagtgggttgatgaggacgagcagaacgaggctgaggaggaggacttcTCGCAATTTGGTGGCATGG GTGGCATGCCTGGCATGG GTGGCGCTGGCGGCGACTTCGGTGGCATCGATTTCTCCAAGCTCGGTGCTGGGGCTGGTATGCCCGAgggcgatgacgaggaggaatcGGACGACGACATGCCTCCTCtcgagggtgaagaggaggaggccgccAAGAAGGACGCCCCCAAGGCGGACGATGGCAAGGAGGTTGCTTAA
- the VPS24 gene encoding Vacuolar protein-sorting-associated protein 24 (BUSCO:EOG0926510L; COG:U; EggNog:ENOG503P12C) — METFRSLFTKPDPQAQVRKCNALLRQNIRRIDRDILNARAIETKTKNLILAADKRAQRLGPNHQQTKQAQREIRDFARELVKRRKETNRLHTFKAQLTSVQMQVNEAFALRKIEGSIKASVGIMKDVNTLIRLPELAGTMQELSVELMKAGIIEEMVGDALPETEVYEEEEEEAEEEVEKVLGEILKDRMDKTGALPSAPLPQKQKQQQQQVEEDEEEDTEAMMDQMRNRLEALRS, encoded by the exons atggAAACCTTCcgctccctcttcaccaaacCCGACCCTCAAGCACAG gTGCGCAAATGCaacgccctcctccgccaaaaCATCCGCCGCATCGACCGCGACATCCTCAACGCCCGCGCAATcgaaaccaaaaccaaaaacctcatcctcgcAGCCGACAAACGCGCCCAACGCCTCGGCCCAAACCACCAGCAAACCAAGCAAGCCCAGCGCGAAATCCGCGACTTCGCCCGCGAGCTCGTCAAGCGCCGCAAGGAGACCAACCGTCTCCACACCTTCAAAGCCCAGCTCACCTCCGTCCAAATGCAAGTCAATGAAGCATTCGCCCTCCGCAAGATAGAAGGGAGCATCAAAGCCAGCGTCGGCATCATGAAGGACGTCAACACCTTGATTCGCCTGCCCGAGCTGGCGGGGACGATGCAGGAGTTGAGTGTGGAGTTGATGAAGGCGGGGATTATAGAGGAGATGGTCGGGGATGCGCTGCCCGAGACGGAGGTgtatgaagaagaggaggaggaggctgaggaggaggtggagaaggtgttgggtgAGATCTTGAAGGATAGGATGGACAAGACGGGTGCGCTGCCTAGTGCGCCGCTGCCGCAGAagcaaaagcagcagcagcaacaggtggaggaggacgaggaggaggatacaGAGGCCATGATGGACCAGATGAGGAATCGgttggaggcgttgaggagTTGA
- the YRA1_1 gene encoding RNA-binding RNA annealing protein (COG:A; EggNog:ENOG503NXQF) — MLVGGCCSLLCSLFLVTLSKRTLATRWLFKDAGLWDLRLEYFQQAVGQVKKVEISYGPGGVSRGLAHVTFHHADGASKAFSTLNGLLIDNRPVKVEVIVASADLIPQPKTLAQRIAQPKAQPKSAATVKHGANGAKGAPAAGKAGAKKAPRKGRNNRPAKKTAEELDSEMADYFDSGATEPAAANAAAAPAAGGDAAMEEDVL; from the exons ATGCTTGTTGGGGGGTGTTGCTCACTGCTCTGCTCGCTATTTTTGGTTACGCTTTCGAAACGAACTCTCGCTACACGATGGCTCTTCAAGGACGCTGGTCTTTGGGACTTGAGACTA GAATACTTCCAGCAAGCTGTTGGTCAGGTCAAGAAGGTCGAGATCTCCTACGGCCCCGGGGGTGTCAGCCGTGGTCTCGCCCACGTCACTTTCCACCACGCCGATGGAGCCAGCAAAGCTTTCTCCACTCTCAATGGTCTTCTCATTGACAATCGCCCGGTCAAG GTCGAGGTGATCGTTGCTTCTGCCGATCTCATTCCCCAGCCCAAGACTCTGGCTCAGCGTATTGCGCAGCCCAAGGCTCAACCCAAGTCTGCCGCCACTGTCAAGCATGGTGCCAATGGCGCCAAGGGTGCTCCCGCTGCTGGCAAGGCTGGCGCCAAGAAGGCTCCTCGCAAGGGCCGCAACAACCGCCCAGCCAAGAAGACTGCCGAGGAGCTTGACTCTGAGATGGCTGACTACTTTGACAGCGGTGCCACTGagcctgccgccgccaacgctgccgccgccccagctgccggtggtgatgctgcgatggaggaggacgttCTTTAA
- the YRA1_2 gene encoding RNA-binding RNA annealing protein (COG:A; EggNog:ENOG503NXQF) produces the protein MGKLDQSLDEILSSQRKNSQGRRRSQRRSVGAKPAAAPAGGIQKTTKPARTASKPASGKGAGLTGESKIMVSNLPKDVSEAQIKVCYYQ, from the exons ATGGGCAAACTCGATCAGTCTCTGGATGAGATCCTCTCCAGCCAGCGCAAGAATAGCCAGGGCCGTCGCCGCTCCCAGCGTCGCTCTGTTGGCGCCAAGCCTGCCGCTGCCCCCGCCGGTGGCATCCAGAAAACCACCAAGCCTGCCCGGACTGCATCCAAGCCTGCTTCTGGCAAAGGTGCCGGTTTGACCGGTGAGAGCAAGATCATGGTCAGCAACCTG CCCAAGGATGTTTCCGAAGCGCAGATCAAGGTATGTTACTACCAGTGA
- a CDS encoding hypothetical protein (EggNog:ENOG503P8QR; COG:I) encodes MITDSELYSLAIFLGSAAMVLIIIYHFFEVNAEDQPPVNAKGPASKLK; translated from the coding sequence ATGATTACCGACAGCGAGCTTTACAGCCTTGCCATCTTCCTTGGCTCGGCAGCCATGGTTCTGATTATCATCTACCATTTCTTCGAGGTCAATGCCGAAGATCAGCCGCCAGTAAACGCAAAGGGTCCGGCCAGCAAACTGAAATGA
- the TMA46 gene encoding Translation machinery-associated protein 46 (BUSCO:EOG09264DJ8; COG:S; EggNog:ENOG503NUR0), whose amino-acid sequence MPPKKDQKGGGKKVDAKKIVEDKTFGMKNKKGSAAQKTIAHLQSSMRSAGSAEQKKKEAEKAAREREKKAAEDAKREAELLLNKPAQIQKVPFGVDPKTVLCIFFKKGNCEKGKKCKFSHDLEVERKVEKKNLYTDTREDEDKKKQETSADWDEEKLRSVVLSKKGNQRTTTDKVCKFFISAIEDGKYGWFWVCPNGGDKCMYKHALPPGFVLKTKEQRAAEKALLDKSPLKTLTIEEFLESERHKLTGTLTPVTPETFAKWKKERLDKKAAEEALRKAKEATGRALFESGNWRTMDDDDEPEEDDAAWNLEKLRQETEALRIKKEEERLAQLHGIPLPATEATAEAGPSEPGT is encoded by the exons ATGCCTCCGAAGAAGGATCAGAAGGGCGgcgggaagaaggtggacgCCAAGAAGATTGTCGAGGACAAGACCTTTGGCatgaagaacaagaagggTTCTGCCGCTCAGAAGACGATTGCCCATCTCCAGTCGTCCATGAGATCAGCTGGTAGTGctgagcagaagaagaaggaggccgagaaggctgcCCGTGAGcgtgagaagaaggccgccgaggacgcgaagagggaggccGAGCTGCTCCTCAATAAGCCAGCCCAGATTCAAAAGGTTCCTTTTGGTGTCGATCCCAAGACGGTGCTGTGCATTTTCTTCAAGAAGGGCAACTGTGAAAAGGGCAAGAAGTGCAAGTTCTCGCACGACCTAGAGGTGGAACGAAAGGTGGAAAAGAAGAATCTATACACCGATACTAGagaagacgaggacaagaagaagcaggaaaCATCGGCCGATTGGGACGAAGAGAAGCTTCGTTCCGTCGTTTTGTCAAAGAAGGGCAACCagcgcaccaccaccgacaagGTGTGCAAGTTCTTCATTTCAGCCATCGAGGACGGCAAGTACGGTTGGTTCTGGGTCTGCCCGAACGGCGGTGACAAGTGCATGTACAAGCATGCCCTTCCACCTGG ATTCGTCCTTAAGACCAAGGAGCAGCGTGCGGCGGAGAAGGCTTTGCTCGACAAGTCGCCACTCAAGACGCTCACCATCGAAGAGTTCCTCGAGTCCGAAAGACACAAGCTCACCGGCACCCTCACACCTGTCACCCCCGAGACGTTCGccaagtggaagaaggagcgcttggacaagaaggcggccgaggaggctctcaggaaggccaaggaagccACTGGTCGTGCGCTGTTCGAAAGTGGCAACTGGCGGACaatggacgacgacgacgagccaGAAGAAGACGATGCTGCATGGAACTTGGAGAAGCTACGCCAGGAGACGGAGGCACTCAGgatcaagaaggaagaggaacgGTTGGCTCAGCTCCACGGCATCCCCTTGCCGGCAACAGAGGCGACTGCGGAGGCTGGGCCATCAGAGCCTGGCACTTGA
- a CDS encoding hypothetical protein (EggNog:ENOG503NTW1; COG:Q) — MSKFYTIIAGVGAGTGRSLALRFAKSYPVILLARTPQSYDPIVTEITSLGGQALGIPTDTSDATSLASAFQTIKDHHKDAHLAAAIYNVGAGFAVKPFLSLTPTDLSASLSSNAVGLFNFAQQTLPLLLSSVSASPPHPPSLIVTGATASVRGSPKFATFAAGKFAARALTQSLAREFGPQGVHVAHVIVDGVIDIPRTKQWEANGGVEDGKINSDAIAESYWHLHTQHRSAFTQELDLRPYVEKF; from the exons ATGTCCAAATTctacaccatcatcgccggcgTAGGCGCAGGAACAGGCCGCTCACTAGCCCTCCGCTTCGCTAAATCCTACCCCGTCATCCTCCTAGCCCGCACCCCCCAATCCTACGACCCCATTGTCACTGaaatcacctccctcggcggACAAGCCCTCGGCATCCCCACCGACACCTCCGACGCCACCTCCCTAGCCTCCGCCTTCCAAACAATCAAAGACCACCACAAAGACGCCCACCTCGCCGCGGCAATCTACAACGTCGGCGCCGGCTTCGCTGTCAaacccttcctctccctcacccccactgacctctccgcctccctctcctccaacgcgGTCGGCCTCTTCAACTTTGCGCAGCagaccctcccccttttgctctcctccgtctctgcttcccctcctcaccccccttctctcaTCGTGACCGGAGCTACCGCTTCTGTGAGGGGTTCCCCTAAGTTCGCTACCTTTGCGGCAGGGAAGTTTGCTGCTAGGGCGTTGACCCAAAGCTTGGCGAGAGAGTTTGGTCCTCAGGGGGTGCACGTGGCGCATGTTATTGTTGACGGGGTGATTGACATCCCTCGTACCAAACAGTGGGAGGCGAACGGGGgcgtggaggatgggaagatcAATAGTGATGCT ATTGCGGAGAGTTACTGGCATTTGCACACGCAGCATAGGTCTGCGTTTACGCAAGAGTTGGATTTGAGGCCGTATGTAGAGAAGTTTTAA
- a CDS encoding hypothetical protein (EggNog:ENOG503P41V; COG:S) → MDLVNLSMLLALYFYLYGNPNPEAMQHFLVMPWDPEWEAEGAAGNSASGSVSADLGYEHENGEGREEDDYDDGEEETNGRRNNHQPRQNGRTGHVEDFQDEQEEEEEWDGDQMDVDDELPEEHQLLDLTPQRDSDTTPRPKQRVFGLAVPISERFQVILHSSPKKVAYTVITQEELSADELVTPDVLPSLRPHGFYGTGQQTLKSSKVNEIERSASNTSEPTDDTTQSKKQRGRPKGWRPGQAYSTSTPGSTTSNKVKKSVGRPLGSGKTGRPSGKLKPEGESRGRPGRKPAQTARDQYKKLNPKFPVFICEWEGCPAQLHNLETLRKHIFIVHGQPEVSPAPSSSSSAVAGPDEKHSDDGLIVCKWAKCISSPTPRFQDDFRTHVEEVHLVPFAWHCGDGPQNTSVSPKPEVMLPALPKYLFDEAGRQVTPSVADQQLETDEDKRRRVSKIAALTEKANENAPDEPEYDEKQMELIIAFMEKRNLRQRELKKYAEWVTGEGVILPVEEKEERDKWRGRMR, encoded by the exons ATGGATCTCGTCAATCTCAGCATGTTGCTTGCTCTCTATTTTTACTTATACggcaaccctaacccggaAGCCATG CAACATTTTCTGGTCATGCCTTGGGATCCGGAATGGGAGGCGGAAGGAGCTGCCGGTAATTCAGCATCAGGCAGTGTTTCGGCCGACCTGGGTTATGAGCATGAAAATggcgaggggagggaggaggatgattatgatgatggagaggaggaaacCAACGGCCGTCGCAATAATCACCAACCACGACAAAATGGGCGCACGGGTCATGTGGAAGATTTTCAGGacgaacaagaagaggaagaggagtggGACGGGGATCAAATGGACGTCGACGATGAACTACCTGAAGAACACCAACTATTGGACCTCACACCACAACGAGATTCCGACACCACCCCAAGACCAAAGCAAAGAGTCTTTGGACTAGCAGTACCGATATCCGAGCGATTTCAAGTTATTCTTCACTCTAGTCCCAAGAAAGTGGCCTACACAGTGATAACACAGGAGGAGCTGTCCGCAGACGAACTCGTCACCCCAGATGTTCTCCCTAGTTTGAGACCTCATGGTTTTTACGGGACCGGTCAGCAAACACTCAAATCATCAAAAGTTAATGAGATTGAGCGTTCGGCCTCAAATACCTCGGAGCCGACAGACGACACAACGCAATCTAAGAAGCAGCGCGGCAGACCAAAAGGCTGGAGGCCAGGACAAGCATActcgacatcaacgccaGGATCAACAACGTCTAATAAGGTCAAGAAATCCGTTGGGCGACCATTAGGATCAGGGAAAACTGGCAGGCCATCAGGGAAGCTCAAGCCTGAGGGGGAGTCTCGAGGGAGACCAGGGCGGAAGCCAGCCCAGACCGCACGGGACCAGTACAAGAAACTCAATCCGAAATTTCCCGTCTTTATATGTGAATGGGAGGGCTGCCCAGCCCAGCTTCACAATCTGGAAACTCTTCGCAAGCATATTTTCATTGTTCACGGCCAGCCAGAGGTTTCACCGGcgccttcatcctcttcatcagcaGTAGCAGGACCAGACGAAAAGCACAGCGACGACGGCCTGATAGTCTGCAAATGGGCGAAATGCAtttcctcgccaaccccccgATTTCAAGATGATTTTCGCACCCACGTCGAAGAAGTCCATCTTGTACCGTTTGCCTGGCACTGCGGTGACGGACCGCAGAACACCTCTGTCAGCCCCAAGCCTGAAGTCATGCTGCCGGCACTACCGAAATATTTATTCGATGAGGCAGGTCGACAAGTTACACCCTCAGTAGCAGATCAACAGCTCGAGACAGATGAGGATaagaggagaagggtttCAAAAATAGCGGCCCTGACTGAGAAGGCTAATGAGAACGCGCCAGACGAACCGGAGTATGATGAGAAGCAGATGGAGCTTATTATCGCATTtatggagaagaggaactTGAGGCAAAGGGAACTGAAGAAGTATGCGGAGTGGGTgacgggggagggtgttATCTTGCCCgtggaggagaaagaggagagggatAAGTGGAGGGGGCGGATGAGATGA
- the NRC2 gene encoding serine/threonine protein kinase, AGC (COG:T; EggNog:ENOG503NUP7), translated as MPSTKSTNGDSHFQQKIKSFFRINSSSSSRDATTPDRERGGVSGPLRSENNKPSRNTRFFSVGRLRSATTASEGHPLDEAMSPTAHANPYFAHQGQPGLRHHNDGSVPPSPPDTPMLKVDGPNGGPVEKISASTKEELARKLRRVASAPNAQGLFSKGNGSGERPQTAELSKEPLAESKDSTSVGFADAQTPPGSAVELATSVPEGDSLGALPPPNQSPLAFRRTYSSNSIKVRNVEVGPQSFDKIKLIGKGDVGKVYLVREKKSSRLYAMKVLSKKEMIKRNKIKRALAEQEILATSNHPFIVTLYHSFQSEDYLYLCMEYCSGGEFFRALQTRPGKCISEDDARFYAAEVTAALEYLHLMGFIYRDLKPESMSRSLHAPCGMCADNPSQIFCFISLAISCFQISTCQNSLIPAASRR; from the exons ATGCCGTCAACCAAAAGCACAAATGGCGATAGCCACTTCCAGCAAAAGATAAAGAGTTTCTTCCGCATCAACTCGTCCAGCAGCAGTCGCGATGCCACCACCCCGGACCGGGAGCGCGGCGGCGTCTCGGGCCCCCTGCGCTCCGAGAACAACAAGCCCTCCCGCAACACGAGGTTCTTCAGCGTCGGCCGCCTGCGCAGCGCGACCACCGCTAGCGAGGGACATCCGCTCGACGAGGCCATGAGCCCGACTGCTCATGCGAACCCCTACTTTGCCCACCAGGGCCAGCCCGGCCTACGACATCACAATGACGGGTCCGTACCCCCGAGTCCACCCGACACCCCGATGCTCAAGGTCGACGGCCCCAACGGCGGGCCCGTGGAGAAGATATCGGCGAgcaccaaggaggagctcgCGAGGAAATTGAGGAGGGTTGCCAGTGCCCCGAATGCACAGGGCTTGTTTTCCAAGGGCAACGGCAGCGGGGAAAGACCACAAACCGCCGAGCTTAGCAAGGAGCCTCTCGCCGAGAGTAAGGACTCGACGAGCGTGGGATTTGCCGACGCCCAGACACCACCCGGCAGCGCGGTGGAATTGGCCACGTCTGTGCCGGAAGGGGATAGCCTCGGGGCGCTGCCACCACCGAACCAGTCGCCGTTGGCGTTCCGCAGGACGTATAGCTCCAACTCGATCAAGGTCCGGAATGTGGAGGTAGGCCCCCAGAGTTTCGACAAGATCAAGTTGATTGGTAAGGGTGATGTGGGTAAGGTGTAtttggtgagggagaagaagagttcAAGGCTGTATGCCATGAAGG TGTTGAGCAAGAAGGAAATGATCAAGCgcaacaagatcaagagaGCGCTGGCAGAGCAGGAAATCCTCGCGACGAGCAATCACCCTTTTATCGTCACTCTCTATCACTCTTTCCAGTCCGAGGACTACCTCTATCTATGCATGGAGTACTGCAGCGGCGGCGAGTTTTTCAGGGCGTTGCAGACGAGACCGGGCAAGTGCATATCGGAGGATGACGCCCGCTTCTATGCGGCTGAGGTTACGGCCGCGTTGGAGTACTTGCATCTGATGGGTTTCATTTACCGGGATTTGAAGCCAGAGAGTATGTCTCGATCACTGCATGCGCCGTGTGGGATGTGTGCTGACAACCCGTCACAGATATTCTGCTTCATCAGTCTGGCCATATCATGCTTTCAGATTTCGACTTGTCAAAACAGTCTGATCCCGGCGGCAAGCCGACGATGA